AGAAATAAAGCTTTCACTATTATACAACTCTACCTCGGAAAATTAAAATATTTCATGAGAATGTCATGGATTTTCCCACACAAATCAAGGAAACTATGATAACATATATACGATATACGGATGTTTAGGAATGTTTTTGCGAAAATTGGAAACGCTGTTTACCTAGATAGGGACGACCCCAGTATCTGCATGTGGACCAAACAGAACATAAGATTCATAAAATATCGATCCGACTTCCTGATGGCATAAATGTTGAATGAGGTGTGATTTTGAAAATTTCTACAAAAGGCCGCTATGGTCTAACGATCATGATGGAGCTGGCCAATCGCGTTGGTGAAGGACCGACTTCACTGAAAAGTATTGCTGAGAAACATCAACTATCCGAGCACTATTTGGAGCAGCTCGTGGCTCCCCTGCGCAATGCAGGATTGGTGAAAAGTATTCGTGGAGCTTACGGTGGATACATTCTCTCCAAAGCTGCGGATCAAGTGACGGCGGGCGAGGTTATTCGCGTTCTGGAAGGGCCGATCAGCCCTGTTGATTTCACAGAAGAAGATGACCCGGCTAAGCGTGACCTGTGGATACGTATCCGCGACAGCATTGCGGATGTCTTGGATTCAACTACACTTGCAAACCTGATCTCTTACGAAGATCAAGGCTCAAGTGACAACTACATGTTCTACATTTAAAGGTGTCTAATGAATCCTATTTATCTTGATTACGCGGCAACCACGCCAGTGCATCCCGACGTATTGGAAGCGATGCTTCCTTTCTATACAGCCTTTTATGGCAATCCTTCGAGTACACACAGCTTCGGCAGAGCAACGAGGACAGCACTTAATCGGTTTCGTGATGCGATGGCGAAGTCATTGGGCTGTCTGCCTGCTGAGCTGATTTTTACAAGCGGTGGAACTGAAAGCAATAATATGGCGATATTTGGCCTTTTGAATGCGAACAAAGAAGAGAAGAAGCACATCCTTACAACTCAAATCGAGCATCATGCTGTTTTACATCCTTGTGAGCGATTAGAGAGCCTCGGATATGAGGTGACCTACCTGCCAGTAGGTCCGACTGGTCTTACTCAAATCGAGGATGTCGAAGCAGCGATTCGCCCTGATACGGCACTTATATCAGTGATGTATGTGAATAATGAAGTGGGGACGATTCAGCCAATTAAGTCTATAGGTCAACTTGCTCGGGCAAGGCAGATTCCTTTTCATGTGGATGCGGTTCAAGCTCTGGGGAAATTGCCGATTAACCTGCATGAGCTTCCAGTCGATTTAGTGAGCTTCTCCGCACACAAGTTGTACGGCCCCAAGGGTGTCGGAGCTTTGTATGTATCGAAGCATACGAAATTAATACCTCACGTTTACGGGGGATCACAGGAAAGAAAGCGCCGCGCTGGAACGGAGAATGTGGCGGCTATCGCTGGCTTCGCCAAAGCGGTGGAGCTGTTTCTACCCCAGCAGATCAGCATGCAGCAGCAAGCTGCAGAACTGCGTCAAGTGATGATCGATGTCCTGGAGCAGCAATTAGGCAGCGAAGGTTTTACGATAAATGGCCACACGGAACAGTCAGTCCCGCATATTCTGAACATCAGCTTTCCAGGTATTTCAACGGAAACACTCCTTATGAATTTAGATCTCGACAATGTGGCTGCGGCAAGCGGTTCTGCTTGTACATCCGGTTCCCTTGAAGTGTCGCATGTTCTAAAAGCAATGAAACTTCCAGAAAATGTTACAGCCTCCGCGGTTCGGTTTAGCTTTGGAATGGGGAACTCTAAAGAGCAAATCGAAACAGCTGCCCAGAAAGTTGCAACCATTATCCTTCGGTTGCGTATGAATTAGTACCGGGTGGTTCTAGGAGGAATTGAACTTGCGCAAAGCGCATGATGTGATCGGACTTCCTGTCATCACGGTAGATTCCGGTAAGCAGATTGGTCAAGTGAAAGATCTGTTGGTTGACCCTGATTGGAACATACGAGGTATCGTTCTTGAAGTGAAAGTATGGTTCTCCTCCTTACGTTACGTACCTTGGGAGGGAATCACCGCTGCGGGAGAAGATGCCGTTACCATACCGAACGAAACGGTCATGCAAGAGCTCGAGCATGTGGATGAGTGTCATGCTTTCCTTGAAGGAAGCCGCAAAATTAAAGGACTTCCGGTCATAACCGTAGGCGGACATAAATTAGGCGTGGTGGAGGATGTTTATTTAAACCAAGATTGGGGTAAACAAATAGTAGGTTATGAATTGTCCGAAGGGTTTATTTCTGATTTAAAGGAAGGGCGTAAATGGCTACCCATGCCGGAATCGGCAACCAAGGGGGAAGACGCCATTATAGTGCCTGTACATTGCGCTCAGGAAATGGAAGAACTCTTCGTATCCAAAGAAGAATAGGGTGAGCGAGATGCGTTGTCCAAACTGTAATTCCAAAGATATTGGAAAGATCGGTTCCCATCAATTTTACTGCTGGGGTTGCTTTATAGAACTCAGCGTTAACGGAGAGAAAATGTCCGTGTATCAGGTTGAGGAAGACGGTACACTGAGTTCTCTGGATGATTTATTTTTTGAGGAAGAAATGCCTCTAGTCCAAGAACATGCCAATTAATCAATAAATGATCATAACGAAACGTCTATTTTCAAGCAGATAGCTGCATGAAGATGGCGTTTTTTTGTTGCGCGGATGTCAGCTTCAGGATTAATTTGGACGAGTTGTACATATACTGTATGAGCGAAAACTTATCTGACAGTCCCGAGGTGAATGACATGGAACGATTTTGGAAAAATAGATGGTTTATCGGGCTGGTGTACACGCTGCTGGCCCTGATGACCTTGTATATGCTGCTGCAAATTAAACCGATTCTGTTTAGTGTTATTACATTTATCAAAGCGATTGTGACCCCGTTTTTTATTGCGGTGATCATTTCCTACATCTTGAATCCCGTTGTTAATCTTCTCAACAAGCGCAAAGTGCCAAGAACAATTGCCGTTCTGCTGATTTATAGCGTGTTTATTTCATCGCTTACGGTCATTATTATGAATATGACGCCGGTGTTTATGACGCAAATTGCTGAATTGAACGAACACATGCCGCAAATGGCCATGCGTGCTCAATCGCTTGTCGATGGCTTTAATCAGAATCAATTGCTGCCTGATAGTGTGCGCAGCGGATTTAATCATTCACTGGCCAAGCTGGAAAGCAGTATTTCTCTGGCTATTTCCAATTACATGAATCAAATCGGTAACACGATTAATATGCTGTTCATTGCTTTCATTGTCCCGTTCGTGGCCTTTTACATTATGAAGGACTTTCAAATTATCGAAAAAACAGCATTAGCCATCGTCCCTCGTGAGCATCGTAAAAAAACGGTTAAGCTGCTAATTGATATTGACACCGCACTGGGCAATTATATTCGCGGACAATTGTTAGTTTGCGTAATTATCGGCGGACTTGCGTATTTGGGCTATTGGCTGATTGGCATGCAGTATGCGCTGCTCTTAGCGAGCGTGGTCGCGATTTTCAATATTATTCCTTACTTAGGTCCTTTCTTTGGGGCGGCGCCAGCCATCATCATGGCTTCAACGATTTCTTTGAAAATGGTACTGTTCGTAGCGCTCGTAAATTTAGCGATTCAAATTTTGGAAGGAAATGTGATTTCACCACAGGTAGTAGGAAGAACGCTCCATATGCATCCTCTGTTTATCATCTTCGCGCTGCTTGTAGGAGGGGAGGTAGCGGGTATTGTGGGGTTAATATTGGCTGTCCCTTTCTTTGCCGTCATGAAAGTTATTCTGCAGCATGTGTTCCTGCATTATGTTCATAAGCCAACCACCTAGGGAGAACCGCTCAGAAGACGCACAAAACCCCTGTGAACCATGACTTGCGGGATCATGGACCATAGGGGTTCTGCACGAGGGTTGAGGATATGAAAGGGTGTGGCAATGCGTAAACCATCGAATGGGATACGGAATAAGTATGCTGAATTCTTTTGTTTCTTATTCGATAATGAAAATCATTATCAATAAACTTAGTATACTTCCATTGAGAACGATTGTCAACTGCGTTTTTTTAGTTTTATTAAATGTTTATTTTTATCGTCTCCTTGGTCATCTGCCTCTTCCTTTTCTTCCTTTTGCTCTTGAAATTCGATCCGGCTTTGCCCTGTTATATAGTCGAAGGGATTGTAGCGGCTATCCGGGATTTCTTTTTTTACAAGTGTTTTGGCCATGATGTAGATGACAATGATAAAAATCGGCGAGATTAAAGCAAGCAACATGAGTGAAGAGAAATCCAGTTACAACACCTCCTAGGTTTGGTAAAAGAATGGGAAACGAATTTATCTTATATACGTTTCCCAAAGAGGAATGGTTTCATTTATTACGCTGAATATTGACAGCAATGCGTCGTAAAGTTATAATTTGCCTTATCTATATCTAACATGAAAACGTTGATGAAACTTTAGTAAGCCATGACCCATTGTCAGAGAGAAGGTTCCGGGAAGCAAGCATAAGCTGCTTAGTTACCGGCTGAAAGAACCTTTCGATGTTAGGATGGCCCAAAGCTCGTTTCGGAGTGTGGAAGAACTTCACCGGTTGGACCCGTTACAGATCCGCACAAGGAGATTGGGTTTCGTTTTCTCTTGCTTCGGCAGGAAGAATCGGCTTCAATAACCAGGGTGGTACCGCGATGATTCGTCCCTGTATGTTACAGGGGCGTTTTTTGTTTGTTTTTGAAGATCATGCATATATATGGAGGCTTGAGAGAGATGAAGGCAAGTGAAATTCGTTCCAAATGGTTGCAGTTCTTTGCTAGTAAAGGGCATAAGGTAGAGCCAAGCTCATCGCTCGTTCCGCACAATGATCCATCACTGCTTTGGATTAACGCAGGGATTGCTCCCCTGAAGCCTTATTTGGATGGCCGTGAAATTCCCGAAAATCCGCGGATCACGAATGCACAGAAATGTATTCGTACCAATGATATTGAGAATGTAGGGAAGACGCGTCGTCATCATACGTTTTTCGAGATGTTGGGTAACTTCTCCATCGGTGACTACTTCAAGAAAGAAGTTATTCCTTGGGCGTGGGAGTTCTTAACCGATCCGCAATGGATCGGCTTTGATCCGAATCGGATCTCGGTTACTGTTCATGAAGATGATGAAGAAGCTTTTCTTATTTGGAACAAAGAAATCGGCATACCGGAAGATCGTATCTATAAGTTGAAAGAAGATAATTTCTGGGATATCGGCGAAGGACCATGTGGTCCTTGTACTGAAATTTTCTATGATCGCGGAGACAAATACGGTGATTTGTCGGATCCAGAATGCTGGCCTGGCGGAGAGAACGAGCGTTTCCTGGAAGTATGGAACCTTGTGTTTACCCAGTTCAACCATAACAAAGACGGCAGCTATACACCGCTTCCTAACAAGAACATTGATACAGGCGCAGGCTTGGAGCGCTTTGCTTCCATTCTTCAGGATGTTGACTCGAACTTTGATACGGATTTGTTCAAACCGATTATTGATAAAACTTGTGAGCTAACCGGTGTGCAGTATCATGTCAATGATGAGCATGATGTAGCATTGAAAGTCATCGCGGACCACATTCGTACGGTTGCTTTCTCTGTTGGTGACGGTGTGCTTCCTTCTAATGAAGGTCGTGGTTACGTCATTCGCCGCTTGCTTCGCCGCGCTGTGCGCTATGGGAAGGTGCTAGGTTTGGATAAGCCGTTCCTTCACAAGCTTGTACCAACTGTGGGCGATATCATGGGAGTTTACTATACAGAAGTTGTAGACAAGCGTGAATTTATCGAAAAGGTGATCCGCACGGAAGAGGAGCGTTTCCATGAAACGTTAAGCGATGGTTTGATCATTCTTGCGGAGATGGTTGAGAAAACGCGTCAAGCAGGTACGAACCAAATCAGCGGTCCGGATGCTTTTAAATTGTATGATACTTACGGCTTCCCTTTTGATTTAACAGAGGACTTCGCTTCCGAGAAGGGATTGACCGTTGATCGTGCAGGATTCGACGCTTCCATGCAGGAGCAGCGGGACCGTGCAAGAGCAGCTAGTCACAAAGAAGGTGGAATGAAGGTTCAAGGCGGTCCGCTATCCGAATTGACGATTAAAAGCGAATTTGTTGGTTATAATGAATTGGTAGTTAGTGCTAATATTGCAGCTATTGTTCATGAAAATACGCTAGTAGACATCGTGGGCGTAGGCGAGACTTGCCAAGTTGTCTTGGATCGTACGCCGTTCTATGCAGAAAGCGGTGGTCAAGTAAGCGACTACGGAATTATTCGCAGCAATCAAGTGACTTTGAAAGTGGAAGATGTTAGCAAAGCGCCTCATGGGCAGCATGTCCACAAAGTGATCGTGGAATCCGGTGTTCTGCGTATCGGGGATTCAGTAGAAGCGATCGTAGCCGCGGCTCAGCGTGGAGACATCATCAAGAATCATACAGCGACCCATCTGCTGCACAAAGCTTTGAAGGAAGTATTGGGTACCCACGTCAATCAAGCGGGATCCCTTGTAGAACCGGATCGCTTGCGTTTTGACTTCTCCCATTTCGGAAGCATCACCAGCGAAGAGCTGCAGGATGTGGAACAGCGTGTCAATCGTCAAATATGGAATAACATCAACGTGGATATTTCACTCCAAGCCATCGCAGATGCGAAAGCTATGGGAGCTATGGCCTTGTTCGGTGAAAAGTACGGCGATATCGTGCGTGTCGTGCAAGTCGGTGATTACAGCTTGGAGTTGTGCGGAGGCTGTCATGTTACGAATACCGGTCAAATCGGTTTGTTCAAAATTGTCAGCGAGTCCGGGATCGGATCTGGCGTACGTCGGATTGAGGCCGTATCCGGTCGCAGCGCCTACGAATATCTAGACCAGCAATTGCAATTGCTGAAGGAATCAGCTAACCTGCTTAAGTCGAATGTGCAGGATGTTCCTAAAAGGGTTGAAGCAACGCTTCAGCAAATGAAGGAACTGGCACGCGAGAATGAATCGCTGCGCGGCAAGCTTGGGCGCATCGAGGCTGGCTCTCTGACGGACCAAGTGAAGCAAGCTGCGGGCGTGTCCGTATTGGCCGCACAGGTGAATGCAGCGGATATGGATTCACTTCGCAACATCGTCGATGAGATGAAAGTGAAGTTGGGATCTGCGGTTATCGTGCTTGGCGCTGTTGCCGATGATAAAGTTAATCTGGTTGCTGCGGTCACACCTGATTTGGTGGCCAAAGGTTTCCATGCTGGTAAAATTATCAAAGAGGTAGCACTGGCTGTAGGCGGAAGCGGAGGCGGTCGTCCGGATATGGCGCAGGCAGGCGGTAAAGATGCTTCCAAATTGCCGGCAGCTTTGTCCAGTGTGGAAGGACTTCTTTCCCAATTTGCATAATTATTTTTTGACGGGACAGGAATTTTTAAACCCATAGAGAATATATCCAGTATACACGGAACATTTTTCAAATATATGACAAGGTTACACAAGGAAAGTGGGGTGCTCCTGATGAGTTCCATGGACAAAACGATGAAGTTCAACGTGAAGGCAGAAGAAATTGAGACGTCGCCCAAAGATGTTTTACTAGCGGTGTACGACGCTCTTCAGGAAAAAGGGTATAATCCGATCAACCAAATTGTCGGATACTTGCTTTCCGGAGATCCTGCTTACATTCCGCGGCATAACAATGCCCGGAGCCTCATTCGCAAACGGGAACGCGACGAACTGATTGAAGAATTGGTTCGTGCATATCTGGGTCAACACAAATAGAAGGAATTGAGAACCGGCATGAGATGGATAGGCTTGGATTATGGGGATAGAACGATTGGTGTCGCGATGAGCGATGAGCTTGGTTGGACCGCTCAAGGGCTGGAAGTCATCCATCGCCGCAAGCCTGGGGAAGACATCGATAGGCTGGAAGCCATTGTCAAAGAATATGGCGTAACTCAGATTATTGTTGGCTTGCCCAAAAATATGAACAATACGATAGGTCCTCGCGGGGAGCTAGCGATTGAGTTCTCCAAAGAACTGGAACAAAAATTAAGTGTACCTGTACACTTGTGGGATGAACGCTTAACGACTGTTGCTGCGACACGCACACTGCTAGAAGCGGATGTTAGTCGGAAGAAACGGAAGTTAGTCATTGATAAGATGGCTGCGCAGCTCATCCTGCAAGGGTACATGGATGCTAATATGAAGAGGTGAACGAACATGTCCAAAGAAGAATTGCGTGAAGAAGAACCAGAAATCATTTACATCCCGGACGACGAAGGCAACGAAGAAGAGTTCGAGGTTATCATGAAATTCGAAGTGGACGGTTCCGACAAGAAATACATGATGGTTGTTCCAACAGACGGCGGAGACGAAGAATCCGATGAAGTGTATGCTTTCCGTTATGAAGAAGATGATGATGGCGAAGATTTGAAATTGTTCAC
Above is a genomic segment from Paenibacillus sp. HWE-109 containing:
- the cymR gene encoding cysteine metabolism transcriptional regulator CymR, with product MKISTKGRYGLTIMMELANRVGEGPTSLKSIAEKHQLSEHYLEQLVAPLRNAGLVKSIRGAYGGYILSKAADQVTAGEVIRVLEGPISPVDFTEEDDPAKRDLWIRIRDSIADVLDSTTLANLISYEDQGSSDNYMFYI
- a CDS encoding cysteine desulfurase family protein yields the protein MNPIYLDYAATTPVHPDVLEAMLPFYTAFYGNPSSTHSFGRATRTALNRFRDAMAKSLGCLPAELIFTSGGTESNNMAIFGLLNANKEEKKHILTTQIEHHAVLHPCERLESLGYEVTYLPVGPTGLTQIEDVEAAIRPDTALISVMYVNNEVGTIQPIKSIGQLARARQIPFHVDAVQALGKLPINLHELPVDLVSFSAHKLYGPKGVGALYVSKHTKLIPHVYGGSQERKRRAGTENVAAIAGFAKAVELFLPQQISMQQQAAELRQVMIDVLEQQLGSEGFTINGHTEQSVPHILNISFPGISTETLLMNLDLDNVAAASGSACTSGSLEVSHVLKAMKLPENVTASAVRFSFGMGNSKEQIETAAQKVATIILRLRMN
- a CDS encoding PRC-barrel domain-containing protein; translation: MRKAHDVIGLPVITVDSGKQIGQVKDLLVDPDWNIRGIVLEVKVWFSSLRYVPWEGITAAGEDAVTIPNETVMQELEHVDECHAFLEGSRKIKGLPVITVGGHKLGVVEDVYLNQDWGKQIVGYELSEGFISDLKEGRKWLPMPESATKGEDAIIVPVHCAQEMEELFVSKEE
- a CDS encoding AI-2E family transporter, producing the protein MERFWKNRWFIGLVYTLLALMTLYMLLQIKPILFSVITFIKAIVTPFFIAVIISYILNPVVNLLNKRKVPRTIAVLLIYSVFISSLTVIIMNMTPVFMTQIAELNEHMPQMAMRAQSLVDGFNQNQLLPDSVRSGFNHSLAKLESSISLAISNYMNQIGNTINMLFIAFIVPFVAFYIMKDFQIIEKTALAIVPREHRKKTVKLLIDIDTALGNYIRGQLLVCVIIGGLAYLGYWLIGMQYALLLASVVAIFNIIPYLGPFFGAAPAIIMASTISLKMVLFVALVNLAIQILEGNVISPQVVGRTLHMHPLFIIFALLVGGEVAGIVGLILAVPFFAVMKVILQHVFLHYVHKPTT
- a CDS encoding DUF3951 domain-containing protein, with product MLLALISPIFIIVIYIMAKTLVKKEIPDSRYNPFDYITGQSRIEFQEQKEEKEEADDQGDDKNKHLIKLKKRS
- the alaS gene encoding alanine--tRNA ligase, with translation MKASEIRSKWLQFFASKGHKVEPSSSLVPHNDPSLLWINAGIAPLKPYLDGREIPENPRITNAQKCIRTNDIENVGKTRRHHTFFEMLGNFSIGDYFKKEVIPWAWEFLTDPQWIGFDPNRISVTVHEDDEEAFLIWNKEIGIPEDRIYKLKEDNFWDIGEGPCGPCTEIFYDRGDKYGDLSDPECWPGGENERFLEVWNLVFTQFNHNKDGSYTPLPNKNIDTGAGLERFASILQDVDSNFDTDLFKPIIDKTCELTGVQYHVNDEHDVALKVIADHIRTVAFSVGDGVLPSNEGRGYVIRRLLRRAVRYGKVLGLDKPFLHKLVPTVGDIMGVYYTEVVDKREFIEKVIRTEEERFHETLSDGLIILAEMVEKTRQAGTNQISGPDAFKLYDTYGFPFDLTEDFASEKGLTVDRAGFDASMQEQRDRARAASHKEGGMKVQGGPLSELTIKSEFVGYNELVVSANIAAIVHENTLVDIVGVGETCQVVLDRTPFYAESGGQVSDYGIIRSNQVTLKVEDVSKAPHGQHVHKVIVESGVLRIGDSVEAIVAAAQRGDIIKNHTATHLLHKALKEVLGTHVNQAGSLVEPDRLRFDFSHFGSITSEELQDVEQRVNRQIWNNINVDISLQAIADAKAMGAMALFGEKYGDIVRVVQVGDYSLELCGGCHVTNTGQIGLFKIVSESGIGSGVRRIEAVSGRSAYEYLDQQLQLLKESANLLKSNVQDVPKRVEATLQQMKELARENESLRGKLGRIEAGSLTDQVKQAAGVSVLAAQVNAADMDSLRNIVDEMKVKLGSAVIVLGAVADDKVNLVAAVTPDLVAKGFHAGKIIKEVALAVGGSGGGRPDMAQAGGKDASKLPAALSSVEGLLSQFA
- a CDS encoding IreB family regulatory phosphoprotein, with amino-acid sequence MSSMDKTMKFNVKAEEIETSPKDVLLAVYDALQEKGYNPINQIVGYLLSGDPAYIPRHNNARSLIRKRERDELIEELVRAYLGQHK
- the ruvX gene encoding Holliday junction resolvase RuvX is translated as MRWIGLDYGDRTIGVAMSDELGWTAQGLEVIHRRKPGEDIDRLEAIVKEYGVTQIIVGLPKNMNNTIGPRGELAIEFSKELEQKLSVPVHLWDERLTTVAATRTLLEADVSRKKRKLVIDKMAAQLILQGYMDANMKR
- a CDS encoding DUF1292 domain-containing protein, with protein sequence MSKEELREEEPEIIYIPDDEGNEEEFEVIMKFEVDGSDKKYMMVVPTDGGDEESDEVYAFRYEEDDDGEDLKLFTIEDEEEWNIVEETFNTLMAEFDEEEEA